A single Pseudomonas sp. HN11 DNA region contains:
- a CDS encoding GntR family transcriptional regulator produces the protein MTDGPLLLPTLRQVSRDTLQDQVYRQIREALMSGRFQPGQKLTIRGLAEALGSSPMPVREALQRLSAENAFEVTETSRLRVRLMTVERLREIRDARVALEGLLAEKAVLLLQKNDLDEITDLCQQMQHAADEVDVSRYLWTNFAFHRRIYAVAQAELTMAAVENFWLHMGPCFALVAPDKAHLQRSMEAHTRIVEALAARDGAGARAAVTDDIMQAADSLARLLVKNDRSRSSASGGKRA, from the coding sequence ATGACAGATGGTCCGCTCCTCCTGCCCACCCTGCGCCAGGTGTCCCGCGATACTTTGCAAGACCAGGTCTACCGGCAGATTCGCGAAGCTTTGATGAGTGGCCGTTTCCAGCCTGGCCAGAAACTCACCATCCGCGGCCTCGCCGAGGCCCTCGGTTCCAGCCCGATGCCGGTGCGCGAAGCGCTGCAACGGCTCAGCGCCGAAAACGCCTTCGAAGTCACTGAAACCTCACGTCTGCGTGTGCGCCTGATGACGGTCGAACGCCTGCGCGAAATTCGTGATGCACGGGTCGCCCTCGAAGGCTTGCTGGCGGAGAAGGCGGTGCTGCTCCTGCAAAAAAACGACCTCGACGAAATCACCGACCTTTGTCAGCAGATGCAGCACGCCGCCGACGAAGTCGACGTGTCCCGCTACCTGTGGACCAACTTTGCGTTTCACCGGCGCATCTACGCCGTGGCCCAGGCCGAGTTGACCATGGCTGCCGTGGAAAACTTCTGGCTGCACATGGGCCCGTGCTTTGCGCTGGTCGCCCCGGATAAAGCTCACCTGCAACGCTCGATGGAAGCGCACACGCGCATCGTCGAAGCCCTGGCTGCCCGCGATGGCGCCGGTGCACGCGCAGCGGTGACCGATGACATCATGCAGGCCGCCGACTCCCTGGCGCGCCTGCTCGTCAAGAACGACCGTTCGCGGTCGTCTGCTTCAGGAGGTAAACGTGCATGA
- a CDS encoding MFS transporter: protein MTTATSARTPQALNKLMFVKLMPLLIIAYILSFLDRTNIALAKHHLDVDLGISAAAYGLGAGLFFLTYALSEIPSNLIMHKVGARFWIARIMVTWGLISAAMAFVQGETSFYVLRLLLGIAEAGLFPGVMLYLTYWFNREQRARATGYFLLGVCFANIIGGPVGAALMRMDGLFGWHGWQWMFMLEGLPAVAFAWVVWRKLPDRPSKAPWLSAEEARGIEQRIAQEAEEGAGEGGHSLKNWLTPQILLAIFVYFCHQITIYTVIFFLPSIISKYGELSTMSVGLLTSLPWIAAALGAVLIPRFATTPGRCRRLLITGLLTMAMGLGIASISGPVFSLLGFCLSAVMFFVVQSIIFLYPASRLKGVALAGGLGFVNACGLLGGFVGPSVMGVIEQSTGNAMNGLKVIALVLVVAAVAALRLRMGHEPERGAQASEASYT from the coding sequence ATGACTACCGCCACCTCCGCCCGCACACCGCAGGCGTTGAATAAACTGATGTTCGTCAAGTTGATGCCCTTGCTGATCATCGCCTACATCCTGAGCTTCCTGGACCGCACCAACATCGCCCTGGCCAAGCATCACCTGGACGTCGACCTGGGCATTTCCGCCGCGGCGTACGGGTTGGGCGCGGGGCTGTTTTTCCTGACCTATGCGCTGTCGGAAATCCCCAGCAACCTGATCATGCACAAGGTCGGCGCGCGGTTCTGGATCGCGCGGATCATGGTGACCTGGGGCCTGATTTCGGCGGCCATGGCGTTTGTACAGGGTGAGACCTCATTCTACGTGCTGCGCCTGTTGCTGGGCATTGCCGAGGCTGGTCTGTTTCCTGGGGTCATGCTCTACCTGACCTACTGGTTCAACCGTGAACAGCGGGCGCGGGCTACCGGTTACTTCCTGCTCGGCGTGTGCTTCGCCAACATCATCGGCGGCCCGGTGGGCGCGGCCTTGATGCGCATGGACGGCCTGTTCGGCTGGCACGGCTGGCAGTGGATGTTCATGCTTGAGGGCTTGCCGGCGGTGGCGTTTGCCTGGGTGGTCTGGCGCAAATTGCCGGACCGTCCGAGCAAGGCGCCATGGCTGTCGGCCGAAGAAGCGCGCGGCATCGAACAGCGCATCGCCCAGGAAGCCGAAGAGGGCGCGGGCGAGGGCGGTCACTCGTTGAAAAACTGGTTGACCCCGCAAATCCTGCTGGCGATCTTTGTGTACTTCTGTCACCAGATCACTATCTATACCGTGATCTTTTTCCTGCCGAGCATCATCAGCAAGTACGGCGAACTGAGCACCATGAGCGTCGGCCTGCTGACCTCATTGCCTTGGATCGCGGCGGCACTGGGTGCGGTGCTGATCCCACGTTTTGCCACCACGCCTGGACGTTGCCGACGATTGTTGATCACGGGCTTGTTGACCATGGCGATGGGCCTGGGCATCGCGTCGATATCGGGGCCGGTGTTCAGCCTGCTCGGTTTTTGCCTGTCGGCGGTGATGTTCTTTGTGGTGCAGTCGATCATTTTTCTGTACCCGGCTTCGCGCCTCAAAGGCGTTGCGCTGGCGGGCGGGCTGGGCTTCGTCAACGCCTGCGGGCTACTCGGCGGGTTTGTCGGGCCGTCGGTGATGGGCGTGATCGAGCAAAGCACCGGCAATGCAATGAACGGCTTGAAGGTGATTGCGCTGGTATTGGTGGTGGCGGCCGTGGCAGCGCTGCGATTGCGCATGGGGCATGAGCCCGAGCGTGGCGCGCAGGCCAGCGAAGCGTCCTACACGTAG
- a CDS encoding LysR substrate-binding domain-containing protein, with protein sequence MNRNELRKADINLMVVFEALMLERNVTRVAEKLFLGQPTISSALNRLRTLFNDPLFIRVGHRMEPTARAEEIIQHLSPALDSLSSALSLTHDFDPSISTMTFRIGLSDDVEFGLLPPLLRALRQEAPQVVFVVQHVDYWRIPDLLASGDITVGITQTRGLPANAKRKLLRHIRPRLLRADASDTPLTLDEYCARPHVLVSHTANVSGFADEWLAEIGRKRHVVLSVPQYSALPALLAGTDLIASLPDYTAEAMAVSGNLFCEPFPFETPTLDLSMVWLSHVDTDPAERWVRSRLEAFMSDRGLATKA encoded by the coding sequence ATGAATCGCAATGAATTACGCAAGGCCGACATCAACCTGATGGTAGTGTTCGAAGCGCTGATGCTGGAGCGCAACGTGACGCGGGTGGCGGAGAAGCTGTTTCTCGGCCAGCCGACCATCAGTTCGGCCCTCAATCGTTTGCGTACCCTGTTCAACGACCCGCTGTTCATTCGCGTCGGCCATCGCATGGAGCCTACGGCGCGGGCCGAGGAAATCATCCAGCATTTGTCGCCGGCCCTGGACTCGTTGTCCTCGGCCCTGAGCCTGACCCACGATTTCGACCCGTCCATCAGCACCATGACCTTTCGCATCGGCCTGTCCGATGACGTCGAGTTCGGCCTGTTGCCACCGTTGCTGCGCGCCCTGCGCCAGGAGGCGCCGCAGGTGGTGTTCGTGGTGCAGCACGTGGACTACTGGCGTATTCCCGACCTCTTGGCGTCCGGCGACATCACCGTCGGCATCACCCAGACCCGTGGCCTGCCGGCGAATGCCAAGCGCAAGCTGCTGCGGCATATCCGCCCGCGTTTATTGCGCGCCGACGCTTCTGACACACCGCTGACCCTCGATGAATATTGCGCACGCCCCCATGTGCTGGTGTCCCACACCGCCAACGTGTCCGGGTTTGCCGATGAGTGGCTGGCGGAAATAGGCCGCAAGCGCCATGTGGTGCTGTCGGTGCCGCAATACAGCGCACTGCCGGCCTTGCTGGCCGGCACTGACCTGATTGCCAGCTTGCCGGATTACACCGCCGAGGCCATGGCCGTGTCGGGCAACCTGTTCTGTGAGCCGTTCCCGTTCGAGACGCCGACCCTGGATTTGTCCATGGTCTGGCTCAGCCATGTGGACACCGACCCCGCCGAGCGCTGGGTGCGTTCGCGGCTGGAAGCCTTTATGAGTGATCGAGGGTTGGCGACCAAAGCCTGA
- a CDS encoding 5-carboxymethyl-2-hydroxymuconate Delta-isomerase, giving the protein MPHLHLEYTANLTGLAVEKTLLRLNNVLMVSGQFGSEFDIKSRAVKVETFQVGTSLDPRGFIAVKLSLLSGRSPQVKKQLSESLLAALQDLGDWPEGVQVQLSVLLVDMDRDSYSKGAVASDKLQASS; this is encoded by the coding sequence ATGCCACACCTGCATCTGGAATACACCGCCAACCTGACAGGACTCGCGGTCGAGAAAACCCTGTTGCGGCTCAACAACGTGTTGATGGTGTCTGGCCAGTTCGGCTCCGAGTTCGATATCAAAAGCCGTGCCGTCAAGGTCGAGACGTTCCAAGTGGGCACCTCCCTCGACCCACGGGGTTTTATAGCAGTGAAACTATCGCTGCTCAGCGGGCGGTCGCCGCAGGTCAAGAAGCAGTTGTCGGAAAGCCTGCTGGCGGCCTTGCAGGATCTAGGCGACTGGCCGGAGGGCGTACAGGTTCAACTGAGTGTCTTGTTGGTAGACATGGATCGCGATTCCTATAGCAAAGGAGCAGTCGCGAGCGACAAGCTGCAAGCTTCAAGTTAA
- a CDS encoding LysR family transcriptional regulator, translating to MIINFDLNDLQAFRAVVDKGSFRGAAEAIRISQPALSRRIEKLETALDVKLFERTTRRVSLTMVGRAFLPQVERMLDDLDVALMGISNVASTRMGNVTIACVPSTAYYFMPHVISEFHKLYPKIRLRVLDASAGEVCNAVESGEADFGVSFSGSLADEVEFELLLQERYVLACRRDHPLAQRDSVTWTEAYEHDYITVDKTSGNRFLLDQALRGVRVKKASICETHHVTTMIGLVEAGLGVAMVPSIAMPALEHPILVSVPLVEPQVMRNVGLIKRRGRTLPPAALELERLVREMPFRSA from the coding sequence GTGATCATCAACTTCGACCTCAACGACCTCCAAGCCTTTCGCGCCGTGGTAGACAAGGGCAGTTTTCGCGGTGCCGCCGAAGCCATCCGGATCTCGCAGCCGGCCCTCAGCCGGCGTATCGAAAAGCTCGAGACTGCGCTGGATGTGAAGCTGTTCGAACGCACCACGCGGCGCGTCAGCCTGACCATGGTCGGTCGGGCTTTCCTGCCTCAGGTCGAGCGCATGCTCGACGATCTCGATGTTGCGCTCATGGGGATCAGCAATGTCGCGTCCACGCGCATGGGCAATGTCACCATTGCCTGCGTGCCGTCAACTGCCTACTACTTCATGCCCCACGTGATCTCCGAATTCCACAAGCTGTATCCGAAAATTCGCCTGCGGGTGCTGGATGCCAGTGCCGGTGAAGTGTGCAATGCCGTAGAAAGTGGCGAGGCGGATTTCGGCGTGAGTTTCAGCGGCAGCCTGGCCGATGAAGTGGAGTTCGAGCTGTTGCTGCAAGAGCGCTATGTGCTGGCCTGTCGCCGCGATCATCCACTGGCCCAGCGTGACAGCGTGACCTGGACCGAGGCTTATGAGCACGACTACATCACCGTGGACAAAACCTCCGGCAACCGCTTCCTGCTCGACCAGGCCTTGCGCGGCGTACGGGTGAAAAAGGCGAGCATCTGCGAGACGCACCACGTGACCACCATGATCGGGCTAGTGGAGGCGGGGTTGGGGGTGGCGATGGTGCCTTCGATTGCCATGCCGGCCCTGGAACACCCGATTCTGGTGAGTGTGCCGTTGGTGGAACCGCAGGTGATGCGCAATGTGGGCTTGATAAAACGCCGCGGGCGGACCTTGCCGCCAGCGGCGCTGGAGTTGGAGCGATTGGTGCGGGAGATGCCGTTTCGGTCAGCGTGA
- a CDS encoding MFS transporter, which produces MTTIKKASLRSIHRHSWVSLLVCWMIWILNAYDREIVLRLGPTISKHFDLSADQWGTVATVVMLALALLDIPGSMWSDRYGGGWKRARFQVPLVLGYTAISFLSGFKALSGNLATFIALRVGVNLGAGWGEPVGVSNTAEWWPVERRGFALGAHHTGYPIGAMLSGIVASFVITVFGEENWRYVFFFAFVVALPLMIFWARYSTAERITALYVDIAAKGMTPPDNAPASQVKGEAWRTFLATLCNRNIALTAGNTMLTQVVYMGVNIVLPAYLYNIAGLSLAESAGMSVVFTLTGILGQLVWPSLSDIIGRRTTLIICGLWMAASVGAFYFANTLTLIIVVQLLFGLVANAVWPIYYAVACDSAEPSATSTANGIITTAMFIGGGLAPVLMGSLIAMGGGWTTLHGYTVCFFVMAGCALGGALLQLFSHRPPALVVQLDS; this is translated from the coding sequence ATGACAACTATAAAAAAAGCGTCACTGCGCAGCATTCACCGGCATTCCTGGGTGTCGCTGCTGGTCTGCTGGATGATCTGGATCCTCAACGCCTACGATCGTGAGATCGTATTACGCCTGGGGCCGACCATCTCCAAGCATTTCGATTTGTCCGCCGACCAATGGGGCACCGTGGCCACGGTGGTGATGCTGGCCCTGGCGCTGCTGGATATCCCAGGCTCGATGTGGAGCGACCGTTACGGCGGCGGCTGGAAACGTGCACGCTTTCAGGTGCCGCTGGTTTTGGGTTACACCGCGATTTCGTTTCTGTCCGGCTTCAAGGCCTTGAGCGGCAACCTCGCCACCTTCATCGCCCTGCGTGTCGGCGTCAACCTCGGCGCCGGCTGGGGCGAGCCGGTAGGGGTGAGCAATACCGCCGAATGGTGGCCGGTGGAACGTCGCGGGTTTGCCCTGGGCGCGCACCATACCGGCTACCCGATCGGCGCGATGCTCAGTGGGATTGTCGCGAGTTTTGTCATTACGGTGTTCGGCGAAGAAAACTGGCGCTACGTGTTCTTCTTCGCCTTTGTGGTGGCGTTGCCGCTAATGATCTTCTGGGCGCGATATTCCACCGCCGAGCGCATCACCGCGCTGTACGTCGACATCGCCGCCAAAGGCATGACCCCGCCGGACAACGCTCCGGCCAGCCAGGTCAAAGGCGAAGCCTGGCGCACATTCCTCGCCACCTTATGCAACCGCAATATCGCCCTCACAGCGGGCAACACGATGCTCACCCAAGTGGTGTACATGGGCGTGAACATCGTGCTGCCGGCCTACCTCTACAACATCGCCGGGCTGTCGCTGGCCGAGTCGGCAGGGATGAGCGTGGTGTTCACCCTCACCGGCATTCTCGGGCAACTGGTGTGGCCGTCGCTGTCGGACATTATCGGCCGGCGCACCACCCTGATCATCTGCGGGCTGTGGATGGCGGCGAGTGTGGGCGCGTTCTACTTCGCCAACACGCTGACGTTGATCATTGTCGTGCAACTGCTGTTCGGCCTGGTGGCCAACGCGGTGTGGCCGATCTATTACGCCGTGGCCTGCGACTCGGCCGAGCCGTCGGCGACCTCTACCGCCAACGGCATCATCACCACCGCGATGTTCATCGGTGGCGGCCTGGCGCCGGTGTTGATGGGCAGCCTGATCGCCATGGGGGGCGGCTGGACCACGCTGCACGGCTACACCGTGTGTTTCTTCGTGATGGCCGGCTGCGCCTTGGGTGGCGCACTGCTGCAACTGTTTTCCCATCGCCCGCCGGCGTTGGTTGTGCAACTCGACTCCTAG
- a CDS encoding MFS transporter: MTSPTRPDSARSKVGAVFRVTSGNFLEQFDFFLFGFYATYIAAAFFPAANEFASLMMTFAVFGAGFLMRPLGAIILGAYIDDVGRRKGLIVTLSIMASGTLLIVLVPSYHTIGLWAPLLVLLGRLLQGFSAGAELGGVSVYLSEMATPGRKGFYTSWQSGSQQISIVVAAALGYGLNVWMEPAVVADWGWRIPFAIGCVIIPFIFFLRRNLQETEEFANRKHRPTMREVLATLVKNWTVVIGGMLMVAMTTTAFYLITVYAPTFGKTVLQLSTSDALLVTLLVAVSNFIWLPIGGTLSDRFGRKPVLIAMTVLTVVTAYPALSYVVNAPSFAHMLETLLWFSFLYGMYNGAMIPALTEIMPVEVRVAGFSLAYSLATAIFGGFTPAISTWFIHITEDKASPAYWMMFAAACALCSTLALYRRANARGQVMQGAAQ, translated from the coding sequence ATGACAAGCCCTACCCGACCCGACTCTGCTCGCTCGAAAGTGGGCGCGGTATTCCGCGTGACTTCGGGCAACTTCCTCGAACAGTTCGACTTCTTTCTGTTCGGTTTCTACGCCACCTATATCGCTGCCGCGTTCTTCCCTGCCGCTAATGAGTTTGCGTCATTAATGATGACCTTCGCCGTGTTCGGCGCGGGCTTCCTGATGCGTCCGTTGGGCGCGATCATCCTGGGTGCCTACATCGATGATGTGGGTCGCCGCAAAGGCTTGATCGTGACGCTTTCGATCATGGCCAGCGGCACGCTGCTGATCGTGCTCGTCCCCAGCTATCACACCATTGGTTTATGGGCGCCGTTGCTGGTGCTGCTCGGTCGCCTGTTGCAAGGCTTCTCGGCCGGCGCTGAACTGGGCGGTGTGTCGGTTTACCTGTCCGAAATGGCCACACCCGGCCGCAAAGGCTTTTACACCAGCTGGCAATCGGGCAGCCAACAGATCTCCATCGTGGTCGCCGCCGCGCTGGGTTATGGCCTGAACGTATGGATGGAACCCGCCGTGGTGGCCGATTGGGGCTGGCGCATTCCGTTCGCCATCGGTTGTGTGATTATCCCGTTCATCTTCTTCCTGCGTCGCAACCTCCAGGAAACCGAAGAGTTTGCCAACCGCAAGCATCGCCCGACCATGCGTGAAGTGCTGGCGACCCTGGTGAAAAACTGGACCGTGGTCATCGGCGGCATGCTGATGGTGGCCATGACCACCACCGCGTTCTACCTGATCACTGTGTACGCGCCGACCTTCGGCAAGACTGTGCTGCAATTGAGCACCTCCGATGCACTGCTGGTGACCCTGCTGGTGGCGGTGTCGAACTTTATCTGGCTGCCGATCGGCGGCACCCTGAGCGACCGTTTCGGCCGCAAGCCGGTGCTGATCGCCATGACCGTGCTGACGGTTGTGACCGCTTATCCAGCGCTGTCCTACGTGGTGAATGCCCCGAGCTTTGCCCACATGCTGGAAACCCTGCTGTGGTTCTCTTTCCTCTACGGCATGTACAACGGCGCAATGATCCCGGCCCTCACCGAAATCATGCCGGTGGAAGTGCGCGTGGCGGGTTTCTCCCTGGCCTACAGCCTGGCGACCGCGATTTTCGGTGGTTTTACCCCGGCGATCTCCACCTGGTTCATCCACATCACCGAAGACAAGGCCTCGCCGGCCTACTGGATGATGTTCGCCGCAGCGTGCGCGCTGTGTTCGACCCTGGCGTTGTATCGCCGTGCCAATGCCCGTGGGCAAGTGATGCAGGGGGCCGCGCAATGA
- a CDS encoding 3-keto-5-aminohexanoate cleavage protein has translation MSKNRPVIITCAVTGAIHTPSMSPHLPITAQEIADAAIGAAEAGAAIVHLHARDPNDGRPSQDPALFAEFLPQIKAASDVVINITTGGAPTMGVEERLQPVMQFKPELASLNMGSMNFGLYEMLNRFTDFKHDWERPYLEESDDRIFRNTFRDITHILNSCAENRTRFEIECYDIGHLYTAAHFLERGLLKPPLFIQSVFGLRGGIGGHPEDLAHMRRTADRLFGDDYVWSILGAGRGQIPLATMGLSMGSNARVGLEDSLWDGPGKLAASNADQVRRIRTVIEALGHRVATPDEAREILGLKGRDQVNF, from the coding sequence ATGTCCAAAAATCGTCCTGTCATCATTACCTGCGCCGTTACCGGTGCGATTCATACGCCGTCGATGTCGCCACATCTGCCGATCACCGCGCAGGAAATTGCCGACGCCGCCATCGGTGCCGCCGAGGCCGGTGCCGCGATTGTCCACCTGCATGCCCGTGACCCCAATGATGGCCGCCCCAGCCAGGACCCGGCCCTGTTCGCCGAATTCCTGCCGCAGATCAAGGCCGCCAGCGATGTGGTGATCAACATCACCACCGGCGGCGCACCGACCATGGGCGTGGAAGAACGCCTACAGCCGGTGATGCAGTTCAAGCCGGAATTGGCCTCGCTGAACATGGGGTCGATGAACTTCGGCCTGTACGAAATGCTCAACCGTTTTACCGATTTCAAGCACGACTGGGAGCGGCCCTACCTGGAAGAAAGCGACGACCGGATCTTCCGCAATACCTTCCGCGACATTACCCACATCCTCAATTCCTGCGCCGAAAACCGCACCCGTTTTGAGATCGAGTGCTACGACATCGGCCACCTCTACACTGCCGCGCATTTCCTGGAACGCGGCCTGCTCAAGCCGCCGCTGTTCATCCAGTCGGTGTTTGGTTTGCGCGGTGGTATCGGCGGGCACCCGGAAGACCTGGCGCACATGCGCCGCACCGCCGACCGCCTGTTTGGCGACGATTATGTGTGGTCGATTCTCGGTGCCGGGCGTGGGCAGATTCCGCTGGCGACCATGGGCCTGTCCATGGGCAGCAATGCGCGGGTGGGGCTTGAGGATTCGTTGTGGGATGGGCCGGGCAAACTGGCGGCATCGAATGCCGATCAGGTGCGGCGGATTCGCACGGTGATTGAAGCGCTCGGCCATCGCGTCGCCACGCCGGATGAGGCGCGGGAAATCCTCGGGCTCAAGGGGCGCGACCAGGTCAACTTCTAA
- a CDS encoding SMP-30/gluconolactonase/LRE family protein, with protein MRIEVLVDVKTTLGEGPVWDALQQRLYWIDSADGRILRCTDDGRELRAWEVGQKIGSMALRRDGESAIVALQNGVHTLDLNSGELNLVADPEPNLPDNRLNDGKVDRQGRFIFGSMDTQEDNASAKLYRLDADLSLHTLDEGIIVSNGPCWSPTGETFYFCDTWSGEIWAYDYDLATGNVSNRRTFAKVDTSGGGAADGCTVDAEGCLWQALVYAGKLVRYTPDGRVDRILQMPVKKVTSLTFGGPNLDTLFVTSMAKPPLPRFPADGQQRGALFAITGLGVQGIAERRFAS; from the coding sequence ATGCGTATCGAAGTGCTTGTCGACGTCAAGACCACCCTGGGCGAAGGCCCGGTGTGGGACGCCCTGCAACAACGCTTGTATTGGATCGACAGCGCCGACGGCCGCATCCTGCGCTGCACCGACGATGGCCGCGAACTGCGCGCCTGGGAGGTGGGCCAGAAGATCGGCTCCATGGCCCTGCGCCGTGACGGCGAGTCGGCCATCGTCGCCCTGCAAAACGGCGTGCACACTCTCGACCTCAACAGTGGCGAACTCAACCTGGTCGCTGATCCGGAACCGAACCTGCCGGACAACCGCCTCAACGACGGCAAGGTCGATCGCCAAGGCCGTTTCATCTTCGGCTCCATGGACACCCAGGAAGACAACGCCAGCGCCAAGCTTTACCGCCTGGACGCCGACCTGAGCCTGCACACCCTGGACGAAGGCATCATCGTGTCCAACGGCCCGTGTTGGAGCCCGACGGGTGAAACTTTCTACTTCTGCGACACCTGGTCCGGCGAGATCTGGGCCTACGACTACGACCTGGCCACCGGCAATGTCAGCAATCGTCGCACCTTCGCCAAGGTCGACACCTCCGGCGGTGGTGCCGCCGATGGCTGCACCGTGGATGCCGAAGGCTGTCTGTGGCAGGCGCTGGTCTACGCCGGAAAACTGGTGCGCTACACCCCCGACGGGCGCGTCGACCGCATCCTCCAGATGCCGGTGAAAAAGGTCACCAGCCTGACCTTTGGCGGACCGAACCTGGACACCCTGTTTGTGACCTCCATGGCCAAGCCGCCGCTGCCGCGTTTCCCGGCGGACGGTCAGCAGCGCGGAGCGCTGTTCGCCATTACCGGGTTGGGCGTGCAAGGAATAGCCGAGCGACGGTTCGCCAGCTAG
- a CDS encoding SDR family oxidoreductase yields MSVLQRLQPYPGLRVLISGGAAGIGEVLAAAYLEAGAQVHVCDVSEPALAVFRDKYPGTVATRADVSDAAQIEAVFKVQREHFGGLDVLVNNAGIAGPTGGIDAISDAEWQATININLTAQYRFAHHAVPMLKESSHGHLLHIASVAGRLGYAWRTPYAATKWAIVGLMKSLASELGESDIRVNALLPGIVEGPRMDGVIRARAEQVGVPEAEMRQEYLNKISLKRMVTAEDVAAMALFLCSPAARNVTGQAISVDGNVEYL; encoded by the coding sequence ATGAGTGTCCTACAGCGGCTGCAGCCTTATCCTGGGTTACGCGTGTTGATTTCCGGCGGGGCTGCCGGCATTGGTGAAGTGTTGGCGGCGGCGTATCTGGAAGCCGGCGCCCAGGTGCATGTGTGTGATGTGAGCGAGCCAGCCCTGGCCGTGTTTCGCGACAAATACCCAGGCACCGTCGCCACCCGCGCCGACGTCAGCGATGCCGCGCAGATCGAGGCGGTGTTCAAGGTCCAGCGCGAACATTTCGGCGGCCTCGATGTGTTGGTCAATAATGCCGGGATTGCCGGGCCTACTGGCGGGATCGATGCGATCAGTGACGCTGAGTGGCAAGCCACCATCAACATCAATCTCACCGCGCAATACCGGTTTGCCCACCACGCCGTGCCGATGCTCAAGGAATCGTCCCACGGCCATCTGCTGCATATCGCCTCGGTAGCAGGGCGCTTGGGCTACGCGTGGCGCACACCGTACGCGGCGACCAAATGGGCGATTGTCGGCCTGATGAAATCCCTGGCCTCGGAGCTGGGTGAGAGTGATATCCGCGTCAACGCCTTGCTGCCCGGCATTGTCGAAGGCCCGCGCATGGACGGCGTGATCCGCGCCCGTGCCGAACAGGTCGGCGTGCCCGAAGCCGAGATGCGCCAGGAATACCTCAACAAGATTTCCCTCAAGCGCATGGTCACCGCCGAAGACGTGGCCGCCATGGCCTTGTTCCTCTGTTCGCCCGCCGCACGCAACGTGACCGGCCAGGCGATCAGCGTCGACGGTAACGTCGAGTACTTGTAA
- a CDS encoding substrate-binding domain-containing protein, which yields MKTMLKTLTALVLGALALSAQAEQLKVMTSGGFTAAYKLLGPQYAKQSGDTLDTILGPSMGKAPEAIPNRLARGEHADVVIMVGYALDELIKQGKVDPASRVELADSRIGLVVKAGAVKPAIGTDAELKAVLSKAKSVAYSDSASGVYVEKELFKKLGMPAKGTMIERLPVAEQVAKGDYEVGLQQVAELLPVPGVTYVGKIPEDVQSVTRFAAGIPVNAQHPEQAKALLQYLASPEAQPVVQATGLDSVSR from the coding sequence ATGAAAACTATGCTCAAGACCCTGACAGCCTTGGTCCTCGGCGCCCTGGCGCTGTCAGCCCAGGCCGAACAGCTCAAAGTAATGACCTCCGGAGGCTTCACTGCCGCGTATAAATTGCTCGGCCCGCAATACGCCAAGCAAAGCGGCGACACCCTCGACACCATCCTCGGCCCCTCCATGGGCAAGGCGCCGGAAGCGATTCCCAACCGCCTGGCCCGTGGCGAACACGCCGACGTGGTGATCATGGTCGGCTACGCTCTGGATGAGCTGATCAAACAAGGCAAGGTCGACCCGGCTTCCCGTGTGGAACTGGCGGACTCGCGCATTGGTCTGGTGGTGAAGGCCGGCGCGGTCAAACCTGCAATCGGTACTGACGCCGAACTGAAAGCCGTGCTGAGCAAGGCCAAATCCGTCGCTTATTCGGACAGCGCCAGCGGTGTGTATGTCGAGAAAGAATTGTTCAAAAAGCTCGGCATGCCCGCCAAAGGCACTATGATCGAACGCCTGCCGGTGGCCGAACAGGTCGCCAAGGGTGACTACGAAGTGGGCTTGCAGCAGGTCGCGGAATTGTTGCCGGTGCCGGGTGTGACTTATGTCGGCAAGATCCCGGAAGATGTGCAATCGGTGACGCGATTTGCCGCCGGGATCCCGGTGAATGCCCAACACCCTGAGCAGGCCAAGGCGTTGTTGCAGTACCTGGCGTCGCCCGAGGCGCAACCGGTGGTGCAAGCCACCGGCCTGGACTCGGTGTCACGCTGA